One Streptomyces sp. NBC_01237 genomic region harbors:
- a CDS encoding succinate dehydrogenase hydrophobic membrane anchor subunit, which yields MSTETSSAIGDVEGVSLYDVDHPAPVIEPPRKRTGKTPKGSRTNFEMYAWLFMRLSGIVLVVLVIGHLLIQLVLDGGVSKIGFAFVAGRWASPFWQVWDLTMLWLAMLHGANGLRTVINDYAERDNTRFWLKMLLYTATVFTVLLGTLVIFTFDPNIR from the coding sequence ATGTCCACCGAGACCTCTTCCGCGATCGGTGACGTCGAAGGCGTGAGCCTGTACGACGTCGACCACCCGGCCCCGGTGATCGAGCCCCCGCGCAAGCGGACGGGCAAGACCCCCAAGGGTTCGCGCACCAATTTCGAGATGTACGCCTGGCTCTTCATGCGCCTGTCGGGCATCGTCCTGGTCGTCCTGGTCATCGGCCACCTGCTGATCCAGCTGGTGCTCGACGGCGGTGTCTCCAAGATCGGCTTCGCCTTCGTGGCGGGCCGCTGGGCCTCGCCGTTCTGGCAGGTCTGGGACCTCACGATGCTGTGGCTCGCCATGCTTCACGGCGCCAACGGCCTCCGTACGGTCATCAACGACTACGCCGAACGGGACAACACCCGCTTCTGGCTGAAGATGCTGCTGTACACCGCCACGGTGTTCACCGTCCTGCTGGGCACGCTGGTGATCTTCACCTTCGACCCGAACATCCGCTAG
- the sdhC gene encoding succinate dehydrogenase, cytochrome b556 subunit — MPAGTLYRGREGMWSWVAHRVTGVLIFFFLFVHVLDTALVRVSPEAYDEVVATYKTWPVALLEYGLVAAILFHALNGLRIVAVDFWAKGPRFQKQMLWTVLGIWIVLMVGALYPVLGHAVRELFGS; from the coding sequence GTGCCGGCTGGAACGCTGTACCGCGGCCGGGAAGGCATGTGGTCCTGGGTGGCTCATCGAGTCACCGGTGTCCTCATTTTCTTCTTCCTGTTCGTACACGTCCTGGACACCGCTCTTGTCCGTGTCTCCCCCGAGGCCTACGACGAAGTCGTGGCCACGTACAAGACATGGCCTGTCGCGCTCCTCGAATACGGCCTCGTGGCCGCGATTCTCTTTCATGCGCTGAACGGTCTCCGCATCGTCGCCGTGGACTTCTGGGCCAAGGGCCCGCGCTTCCAGAAGCAGATGCTCTGGACCGTGCTGGGCATCTGGATCGTGCTGATGGTCGGGGCCCTGTACCCCGTTCTCGGCCACGCCGTACGCGAACTCTTCGGGAGCTGA
- a CDS encoding 2-oxo-4-hydroxy-4-carboxy-5-ureidoimidazoline decarboxylase, with protein MPVQCRGQAPSPAPVPAPPGDHATGLGRLNAAPRAAAEAALLECCGSRRWAQRMAAHRPFPDLGALLAASDEAGYDLCPTDIAEALACEPAPCLRHDAPRAAHLALRAAHAAYESRFGHVFVISLDASRPSRQVDQVLAGIRTRLAHDPDEERAVAADEMRRLARGRIIELVTAAGRDDGPF; from the coding sequence ATACCCGTCCAGTGCCGCGGCCAGGCCCCCTCGCCCGCACCCGTCCCGGCGCCGCCCGGCGATCACGCGACCGGTCTCGGCCGTCTCAACGCCGCGCCGCGCGCCGCCGCCGAAGCCGCCCTGCTGGAGTGCTGCGGCAGCCGCCGCTGGGCCCAGCGGATGGCCGCGCATCGCCCGTTCCCGGATCTCGGCGCCCTGCTCGCCGCCTCCGACGAGGCGGGCTACGACCTGTGCCCCACGGACATCGCCGAGGCGCTCGCCTGCGAGCCCGCCCCCTGTCTGCGCCATGACGCGCCGCGCGCCGCCCATCTGGCGCTGCGGGCCGCGCACGCGGCGTACGAGAGCCGCTTCGGCCATGTCTTCGTGATCAGCCTGGACGCGTCCCGCCCCTCGCGGCAGGTGGACCAGGTGCTGGCCGGCATCCGGACCCGGCTGGCCCACGACCCGGACGAGGAGCGGGCCGTGGCGGCGGACGAGATGCGACGACTCGCCCGGGGCCGCATCATCGAGCTGGTGACGGCCGCGGGCCGGGACGACGGCCCGTTCTAG
- a CDS encoding beta-N-acetylhexosaminidase, translating into MSPPRGALVAGAAVTAAAAVTLAVVVVWPDSSDSGPGASTGDAASSRTSSSLSPSPSRSYPLSEAPRTIPAVREHTAARGPGWKPGPDSTVVVADGSEVLADEARLLAGELKIRYRGAVAARAGDVELALGTPGKGTPESYTLTTRDRRVRISGPDQAGVFYGTRTLKQSLRADGTVPEGVVSDAPDRPQRGLNLDIARKYYSAAWIEARLRDMADLKLNQLGLHFSDDQAFRIESESHPEIVSPEHLTLAEVRRIVGLATSLHIDVVPEIDSPGHLGAVLRAYPDLQLRNAQGVVSTGSIDISKPASAELIDELLDEYTELFGGAYWQLGADEYRALTVRDPAASYPQLLTAARQKYGAQATIKDLATGWLNDRAAVVRAKGRTAKAWNDGFFRGGSVHADKDIEVEYWTGKEIGARPPEEYLGEGRPVVNLNDEFLYYVLGQPNTFVYPTGKRIYEQWTPLVLRGTRPVPTRYSKQILGGRFAVWGDLPRAQTAQQVAQGIRMPLRATSQKLWDPRKPALSWEQFQKLAEEIDAPG; encoded by the coding sequence ATGTCGCCCCCACGCGGTGCCCTCGTGGCCGGTGCGGCCGTCACGGCCGCAGCCGCCGTCACCCTCGCCGTTGTCGTCGTCTGGCCGGACAGCTCCGACTCCGGCCCCGGGGCGTCCACCGGCGACGCGGCGTCGTCGCGGACCTCCTCCTCGCTCTCACCGTCCCCCAGCCGCAGCTACCCGCTGTCCGAGGCGCCCCGCACCATCCCCGCCGTGCGCGAGCACACCGCCGCCCGGGGCCCCGGCTGGAAGCCGGGACCCGACAGCACGGTCGTCGTCGCCGACGGCAGCGAAGTGCTGGCGGACGAGGCGCGGCTGCTCGCCGGGGAGCTGAAGATCCGCTACCGGGGCGCCGTCGCCGCCCGCGCCGGTGACGTCGAACTGGCCCTCGGTACGCCGGGCAAGGGCACCCCGGAGTCGTACACCCTCACCACCCGCGACCGGCGGGTGAGGATCAGCGGGCCCGACCAGGCGGGCGTCTTCTACGGCACGCGCACCCTCAAGCAGTCGCTGCGCGCCGACGGCACCGTGCCGGAGGGCGTCGTGAGCGACGCTCCCGACCGGCCGCAGCGCGGCCTCAACCTCGACATCGCGCGCAAGTACTACAGCGCGGCCTGGATCGAGGCCCGGTTGCGTGACATGGCCGACCTCAAGCTCAACCAGCTCGGCCTGCACTTCTCCGACGACCAGGCGTTCCGGATCGAGTCCGAGTCCCACCCCGAGATCGTCTCGCCCGAGCACCTGACCCTGGCCGAGGTCCGCCGCATCGTCGGCCTCGCCACGAGCCTGCACATCGACGTCGTCCCGGAGATCGACTCGCCGGGCCACCTCGGCGCCGTGCTGCGCGCCTACCCCGACCTCCAGCTGCGCAACGCGCAGGGGGTGGTGTCCACCGGGTCCATCGACATCTCGAAGCCGGCTTCGGCGGAACTCATCGACGAACTCCTCGACGAGTACACCGAACTGTTCGGCGGCGCGTACTGGCAGCTGGGCGCGGACGAGTACCGCGCGCTGACGGTGCGGGACCCCGCCGCCTCGTACCCGCAGCTGCTCACCGCCGCCCGGCAGAAGTACGGCGCGCAGGCCACGATCAAGGACCTGGCCACCGGCTGGCTCAACGACCGCGCGGCGGTGGTCCGGGCCAAGGGCCGCACGGCCAAGGCGTGGAACGACGGCTTCTTCCGCGGCGGCAGCGTCCACGCGGACAAGGACATCGAGGTCGAGTACTGGACGGGCAAGGAGATCGGCGCCCGGCCGCCGGAGGAGTACCTGGGCGAGGGACGGCCGGTGGTGAACCTCAACGACGAATTCCTCTACTACGTACTCGGCCAGCCCAACACCTTCGTCTATCCGACCGGCAAGCGGATCTACGAGCAGTGGACCCCCCTCGTCCTGCGCGGTACCCGGCCCGTGCCCACCCGCTACTCGAAGCAGATCCTCGGCGGCAGGTTCGCGGTCTGGGGCGATCTGCCGCGGGCGCAGACCGCGCAGCAGGTGGCCCAGGGCATCCGGATGCCGCTGCGGGCGACGTCCCAGAAGCTCTGGGACCCGCGGAAGCCCGCGCTGAGCTGGGAGCAGTTCCAGAAGCTGGCAGAAGAGATCGACGCGCCGGGCTGA
- a CDS encoding DUF4328 domain-containing protein, translating into MLCTSCRTRTAVTADGRCTFCSGTRPAPPDGLMAAGAVPPGESAGRLESPVGLSKAVVVLLCAVIAADLFAVAAGLNMRSLLAGGLDDGFLAVRLDEADRADRLYYFAGSAQVLTLLATAVVFIIWFCRVRQNAEIFDASAHTMRPGWAVGGWFVPFGNLWLPYRVAAGVWTTGAQTLGDPGGRTVSRAPLNLWWASWVCWTLFGRFASGRYSSAVLPREIADAATLVVASDVLGVVAAVLALLFVRRLTWMQGERAALGSTPISAQMARGGRHLA; encoded by the coding sequence ATGCTCTGCACCAGTTGCCGCACCAGAACGGCCGTCACCGCCGACGGCCGCTGCACCTTCTGCTCCGGTACCCGTCCGGCGCCGCCGGACGGGCTGATGGCGGCGGGCGCCGTGCCGCCGGGGGAGTCCGCCGGGCGGCTGGAATCACCCGTCGGTCTCTCGAAAGCCGTCGTGGTGCTGCTCTGCGCCGTCATCGCGGCCGACCTGTTCGCCGTGGCCGCCGGACTGAACATGCGCTCCCTGCTCGCCGGGGGCCTCGACGACGGCTTCCTGGCCGTCCGCCTGGACGAGGCCGACCGGGCGGACCGGCTGTACTACTTCGCCGGCAGCGCGCAGGTGCTGACCCTGCTGGCCACCGCCGTCGTGTTCATCATCTGGTTCTGCCGGGTGCGGCAGAACGCCGAGATCTTCGACGCGAGCGCACACACGATGCGGCCGGGCTGGGCCGTGGGCGGCTGGTTCGTGCCGTTCGGCAACCTCTGGCTGCCGTACCGGGTCGCCGCCGGCGTCTGGACCACAGGCGCCCAGACCCTCGGCGACCCCGGCGGGCGCACCGTCTCCCGCGCCCCGCTCAACCTGTGGTGGGCGTCCTGGGTCTGCTGGACGCTCTTCGGCCGCTTCGCCTCCGGGCGCTACTCGTCGGCCGTGCTGCCGCGGGAGATCGCGGACGCGGCCACGCTGGTCGTGGCGTCCGACGTCCTGGGCGTCGTGGCCGCCGTGCTCGCCCTCCTCTTCGTCCGCCGGCTGACCTGGATGCAGGGCGAGCGGGCCGCGCTCGGCTCGACGCCGATATCCGCGCAGATGGCGCGGGGTGGCAGGCACCTGGCCTGA
- a CDS encoding AAA family ATPase: protein MLTRIEVHGFKNLLDLSIDFGPFTCIAGENGTGKSNVFDAIQFLSLLADQSMMEAAQEVRGVHGERQGDPRDLFWKGFEPGNHRMRFAAEMIVPLHVQDDFGRAAKASSTFLRYELEVGYQEPSGLDRFGRLTLLHETLAHITKGKAPQHLRFPHSAKQFRDTVIQGHRSGAPFISTTTEAEESIVKIHQDGGSRGQPKPAAASRAPATVVSTITSSDDPTILSARREMQSWRRLALEPSALRRSDRYVDPHVMGADGSHLPATLFRVAHDTPGADPSQVYARVAGRLSDLTGIHVRDLDVDQDEVRQLLTVNVHEVAGMTLPARSLSEGTLRFLALCVLLEDSSVRGLVCMEEPENGIHPANLNAMVDLVQDLAVDPSEEPGADNPFRQVLINTHSPGVVQLVGNEDLLFADTAMHRGENGTLNRALRLRPLAGTWRANRVTSSSFVTKADILPYLTTPVGAQLTLSGDAA, encoded by the coding sequence ATGCTGACACGCATCGAAGTCCACGGGTTCAAGAACCTACTGGACCTGTCTATCGACTTCGGCCCCTTCACCTGCATCGCAGGGGAGAACGGCACCGGCAAGTCGAACGTTTTCGACGCCATCCAGTTCCTCTCCCTCCTCGCCGACCAGTCGATGATGGAGGCGGCCCAGGAGGTTCGAGGCGTACATGGCGAGCGTCAAGGTGACCCGCGTGACCTATTCTGGAAGGGCTTCGAGCCCGGCAACCACCGGATGCGGTTCGCTGCCGAGATGATCGTTCCGTTGCACGTGCAGGACGACTTCGGCCGGGCCGCGAAGGCCAGCAGCACCTTCTTGCGGTACGAACTGGAAGTCGGCTATCAGGAGCCGTCCGGACTCGACCGCTTTGGGCGCCTCACGCTCCTCCACGAGACGCTGGCCCACATCACCAAGGGCAAGGCTCCGCAGCACCTTCGCTTCCCTCACAGTGCGAAGCAGTTCCGCGACACCGTCATCCAGGGGCACCGTAGCGGCGCGCCGTTTATCTCGACGACCACCGAAGCCGAAGAGTCGATCGTCAAGATTCACCAGGACGGTGGCAGCCGAGGCCAGCCCAAGCCGGCTGCGGCATCCCGGGCGCCAGCGACAGTCGTCTCCACCATCACCAGCAGCGATGACCCGACCATCCTCTCGGCTCGCCGTGAAATGCAGTCCTGGCGACGGCTTGCCCTGGAACCATCCGCTCTGCGCCGGTCCGACCGATACGTGGACCCGCACGTGATGGGCGCCGACGGCTCTCATCTGCCAGCGACCCTCTTTCGCGTGGCCCACGACACTCCCGGAGCGGATCCCAGCCAGGTATACGCCCGGGTTGCGGGACGCCTTTCGGACCTGACCGGTATCCATGTCCGTGATCTTGATGTCGATCAGGACGAGGTTCGGCAACTCCTCACGGTCAACGTGCACGAGGTGGCTGGCATGACGCTGCCTGCGCGCAGCCTCTCCGAAGGCACCCTGCGCTTTCTGGCACTTTGCGTTCTGCTCGAAGACTCGTCCGTACGTGGACTGGTCTGCATGGAAGAACCCGAGAACGGCATCCACCCAGCGAACCTCAACGCCATGGTCGACTTGGTACAGGACCTTGCCGTGGATCCGTCAGAAGAACCCGGCGCAGACAACCCGTTCCGGCAGGTGCTGATCAATACGCATTCACCCGGTGTCGTACAACTCGTCGGCAACGAGGATCTCCTGTTCGCCGACACTGCAATGCACAGAGGCGAGAATGGCACTCTGAACCGCGCCTTGCGCCTGCGTCCACTCGCCGGTACCTGGCGGGCCAATAGAGTGACGAGCAGCAGCTTCGTGACGAAAGCCGACATCCTTCCCTATCTCACCACGCCCGTCGGAGCGCAACTCACGCTGAGCGGGGACGCCGCGTGA
- a CDS encoding helix-turn-helix domain-containing protein, whose protein sequence is MTTEAVRHPLTYVRQQRGWSMEKLAHHLNLAAQRRGLRIAADRSRIYRWEHRRVGTPSDLYQELLADVLGIDSARLRTVAWPWWLPAYARPLPFSSVGVRAAHTELLVDLDQSDRRTFLVLAAGSLVGMATEWARVEPERLAGALAGRRVDESLLTWLESSVEHLPGLANTSPQECADLLGAAMRVAIGLLGSARYDEPTGRRLHTVLAQAAQSAAWLHFDQGRHASAQHHWRTALHSAHSADNRDLGAGVLSDLAYSATWLGHPGEAVEILSLARTRTRHATARALLDVRRARALAVLQDDAGTARALNDAAHQLERGRAQSAPPWVSWMSSADLAVDAGRCWLDLEDPRRATAALEEGLGLLVPERERTRAIMLTYRAQAALAGHDVDAAVADTRTALDTALGTGASRCLDLVRGTLWESLEPHKGETAVRDLRSYAHQQLTSVRA, encoded by the coding sequence ATGACGACGGAAGCGGTACGACATCCCCTGACCTACGTTCGCCAACAGCGCGGGTGGAGCATGGAAAAGCTCGCCCATCACCTGAACCTGGCCGCGCAACGCCGCGGTCTTCGCATCGCTGCCGACCGCAGTCGCATCTACCGGTGGGAACACAGGCGGGTAGGCACTCCCAGCGACCTCTATCAAGAGCTGCTGGCCGACGTTCTGGGCATCGATTCCGCCCGATTGCGGACCGTGGCATGGCCATGGTGGCTCCCCGCCTACGCTCGCCCATTACCCTTCAGCTCAGTCGGCGTCCGCGCCGCCCACACGGAGTTATTGGTGGATCTCGACCAGTCTGACCGCCGCACCTTCCTCGTCCTCGCCGCCGGATCCTTAGTCGGAATGGCAACCGAATGGGCCCGCGTCGAACCCGAACGTCTGGCCGGGGCTCTGGCTGGGCGCCGCGTCGACGAAAGCCTGCTCACCTGGCTGGAGAGCAGCGTCGAACATCTCCCCGGCCTGGCGAACACATCCCCTCAGGAGTGCGCCGACCTTCTCGGCGCGGCCATGCGCGTCGCCATCGGTCTGCTCGGCTCAGCCCGCTACGACGAGCCCACCGGCCGTCGCCTGCATACGGTCCTGGCTCAGGCAGCCCAGAGCGCCGCCTGGCTCCACTTCGACCAAGGCCGCCACGCCTCGGCACAACACCACTGGCGCACTGCCTTGCACTCCGCGCACAGCGCCGACAACCGCGACCTGGGAGCCGGAGTCCTCTCCGACCTCGCCTACTCGGCCACCTGGCTCGGCCATCCCGGTGAGGCGGTCGAGATCCTCTCCCTTGCCCGCACGCGAACCCGCCACGCGACCGCCCGCGCCCTGCTGGACGTACGCCGGGCTCGCGCCCTCGCGGTCCTCCAGGACGATGCAGGCACCGCCCGAGCCCTCAATGACGCCGCACACCAGCTGGAGCGTGGCAGAGCACAATCCGCACCCCCGTGGGTGTCCTGGATGTCATCCGCTGACCTCGCCGTCGACGCCGGGCGCTGCTGGCTGGATCTGGAAGATCCACGGCGAGCCACAGCCGCGTTGGAGGAGGGCCTGGGCTTGCTGGTTCCCGAACGGGAGAGAACCCGCGCCATCATGCTCACCTATCGTGCCCAGGCTGCGCTCGCCGGCCATGACGTCGACGCCGCCGTGGCGGACACACGGACAGCTCTGGACACCGCTCTGGGCACAGGTGCTTCACGTTGCCTCGACCTGGTGCGCGGCACCCTGTGGGAGTCGCTTGAACCACACAAGGGCGAAACCGCCGTTCGAGACCTGCGCTCGTACGCACACCAGCAGTTGACGTCTGTGCGTGCATGA
- a CDS encoding dTDP-glucose 4,6-dehydratase, with translation MKHVLVTGGAGFIGSHFVKRIIQAKDVARVTVLDALTYAGHIENLGMAFLSDKLRFVHGDIRDATAVDNLMASGPTAVVHFAAESHVDRSYDAADGFLSTNVLGTRVLVDAAHRHGIAKFVHVSTDEVYGPLPKGAATEASPMRPSVPYAVSKAAADLVALGAHQTLGLPLCVTRSSNNYGPYQYPEKIIPLFVTRLLRGAPVTLHDRGQHVRNWLHVEDNCAGIEAVLRGGEPGEIYNLGGGTDLSSKELTGHLLNICGATWDAVTYIPDRPSNDVRYSIDWSKARNHLGYRPTHGLEDGLAETAEWYRRNPDWWAPLASGGLRRSAPSAFCPALALLEGDRAC, from the coding sequence ATGAAACACGTACTCGTCACTGGAGGTGCGGGCTTCATCGGCTCGCACTTCGTCAAGCGAATCATCCAGGCCAAGGACGTCGCCCGCGTGACCGTGCTCGACGCCCTCACCTATGCCGGTCACATCGAGAACCTGGGCATGGCGTTCTTGTCGGACAAGCTCCGGTTCGTCCATGGTGACATCCGAGACGCAACTGCTGTTGACAACTTGATGGCGTCCGGTCCCACAGCAGTGGTGCATTTCGCGGCCGAGTCCCACGTCGATCGCTCCTATGACGCGGCCGACGGGTTTCTCTCCACGAATGTTCTCGGTACCCGGGTGCTAGTGGACGCGGCTCACCGCCACGGCATCGCCAAATTTGTCCACGTGTCGACCGACGAGGTCTACGGCCCGCTGCCGAAGGGAGCAGCGACCGAGGCTTCACCCATGCGCCCCTCGGTCCCATACGCGGTGTCGAAGGCGGCCGCCGACCTGGTAGCCCTGGGCGCTCACCAGACCCTTGGGCTCCCATTGTGTGTAACTCGCAGTAGCAACAACTACGGGCCCTACCAGTACCCGGAAAAGATCATCCCGCTCTTCGTGACCCGGCTCTTGCGAGGAGCGCCCGTCACTCTCCACGACCGGGGGCAGCACGTACGTAACTGGCTGCACGTAGAAGACAACTGTGCCGGGATCGAAGCGGTGCTGCGTGGTGGGGAGCCGGGGGAGATCTACAACCTCGGTGGAGGCACTGACCTGTCCAGCAAGGAACTGACCGGCCACTTGCTGAACATCTGCGGCGCGACGTGGGATGCGGTCACGTACATCCCCGACCGACCGTCAAACGATGTCCGCTACTCGATCGACTGGTCCAAGGCTCGCAACCACCTCGGATACCGGCCTACTCACGGCCTGGAGGATGGGCTGGCTGAAACCGCCGAGTGGTACCGCCGCAACCCTGACTGGTGGGCCCCGCTCGCGAGCGGTGGTCTGCGGCGCTCCGCTCCGTCGGCCTTCTGCCCCGCGCTCGCACTTCTGGAGGGCGACCGTGCCTGCTGA
- a CDS encoding ATP-grasp domain-containing protein — MPADPIAPRRILVTGTGANPGFGLARSLIRLGHRVIAADANPLAPGFLLPQVVPQLIPTADDRDYRARMTGLCRALAVQAVVPAIENDLPPLLRMSSRLEEIGVRMWLPEPASVHTCIDKAAFHRVLTESGVPTPRSWWGDTLDRVPENTQLVVKPRRGHGAQHVHFVEKKEHALLLSEVVPDALVQERVYGTEFTADCLVDRTGRASAILRRRDLVKAGLAAVSTTFRDSAVLDPVLAALRAVRAEGLCCVQGFIQADGQVTITELNVRIAGGFPLTEAAGADLVGQMVNGLFGLPVDHDRLTYRTGVFLTNYVETLAVGETTDLKRIAMNGVTT, encoded by the coding sequence GTGCCTGCTGACCCGATCGCGCCGCGCCGAATCCTGGTCACCGGGACTGGAGCCAACCCCGGCTTCGGGCTCGCCCGGAGTCTTATCCGTCTCGGCCACCGAGTCATCGCTGCCGACGCCAACCCTCTTGCCCCAGGCTTCCTGCTCCCGCAAGTCGTGCCGCAGCTCATTCCGACGGCTGACGACCGCGACTACCGGGCCCGCATGACCGGGCTGTGCCGGGCGCTGGCGGTACAAGCGGTGGTACCCGCCATCGAGAACGATCTTCCGCCGCTGTTGCGCATGAGTTCTCGGCTGGAGGAGATCGGCGTGCGTATGTGGCTGCCCGAACCTGCATCGGTACACACATGCATCGACAAGGCAGCCTTTCATCGCGTGCTCACCGAGAGCGGAGTGCCTACCCCTCGGTCTTGGTGGGGCGACACCCTCGACCGGGTCCCCGAGAACACGCAGTTGGTGGTCAAGCCCCGGCGCGGCCACGGCGCCCAGCACGTCCACTTCGTCGAGAAGAAGGAGCACGCCCTGCTCCTGAGCGAGGTGGTTCCTGATGCCTTGGTGCAGGAGAGGGTGTACGGAACCGAGTTCACGGCAGACTGCCTGGTGGACCGCACGGGCCGAGCGTCGGCGATCCTGCGCCGCCGGGACCTGGTGAAGGCCGGGCTCGCAGCAGTCTCCACCACCTTCCGCGACTCCGCCGTGCTCGATCCCGTGCTGGCCGCCCTACGTGCTGTACGTGCCGAGGGCCTGTGCTGCGTACAAGGCTTCATCCAGGCAGACGGGCAGGTCACCATCACCGAACTGAACGTCCGGATCGCCGGTGGTTTCCCGCTGACCGAGGCGGCCGGAGCTGACCTGGTCGGCCAAATGGTCAACGGGCTGTTCGGCCTCCCGGTCGACCATGACCGTCTGACCTACCGGACAGGGGTCTTCCTGACCAACTATGTCGAGACGTTGGCCGTCGGTGAGACGACCGACCTGAAGCGCATCGCTATGAACGGGGTAACTACATGA
- a CDS encoding DegT/DnrJ/EryC1/StrS family aminotransferase — protein sequence MSLTTPDARRNASPYLYGREAASVVRVLEAGQYGHTDLTAEFERRIAAYLGVPDVVAVSSGTAALHSALLATGIGLGDEVIVPSMTFCATVQAIRAVGAAPRFIDVDPATSCVTPQLVMDAVTDDTAAVLPVLFGGRAVDLSSIREELAERGIVIIEDAAHAFGSHRGSKHVGADDTALTCFSFGPVKNLTCGQGGAVIPRTPEEAAAVRRLRMLGVTQSQSERAETTSYQVEGFGLRYQLSSINAAIGLAQLDHFDATVRSRRHLWRTYSDALDALEGVTLVDVDLGHTVPHLCQVRVPHRDYVFAHLRARSIGVGVHYPPNHLQPAFARWTRDLPATERVSREILSLPFHQHLTEAEVHRVVTTLGHALKATGGS from the coding sequence ATGAGCCTGACCACCCCCGACGCCCGGCGCAACGCCTCCCCATACCTCTACGGACGTGAGGCAGCGTCTGTCGTCCGAGTCCTGGAGGCCGGCCAGTACGGACACACTGACCTCACCGCCGAATTCGAGAGGCGGATCGCCGCGTACCTCGGCGTACCCGACGTGGTGGCCGTCAGTTCCGGTACCGCTGCCCTGCACAGCGCCCTGCTGGCCACAGGCATCGGCCTCGGCGACGAGGTAATCGTGCCGTCCATGACGTTCTGTGCCACTGTGCAGGCCATCCGGGCTGTAGGCGCCGCCCCGCGGTTCATCGACGTAGACCCGGCGACGTCGTGCGTCACCCCGCAACTCGTCATGGACGCAGTCACCGACGACACGGCCGCCGTGCTGCCGGTGCTCTTCGGTGGCCGGGCCGTCGACCTCAGTTCCATTCGCGAGGAGCTGGCGGAGCGGGGCATCGTGATCATCGAGGACGCCGCCCATGCCTTCGGCTCTCACCGCGGATCCAAACACGTCGGTGCCGACGACACGGCCTTGACGTGCTTTTCCTTCGGACCGGTCAAGAATCTGACTTGTGGCCAAGGCGGGGCAGTCATCCCCCGTACGCCCGAGGAGGCCGCCGCTGTCCGCCGACTCCGCATGCTGGGCGTCACGCAGTCCCAGAGCGAGCGCGCTGAGACCACCAGCTACCAGGTGGAAGGTTTCGGCTTGCGGTATCAGCTCTCGTCCATCAACGCCGCCATCGGGCTGGCGCAGTTAGACCATTTCGACGCCACTGTGCGCTCCCGGCGGCATCTGTGGCGCACCTACAGCGATGCCTTGGACGCGCTGGAGGGGGTGACGCTCGTCGACGTCGACCTCGGCCACACGGTGCCGCACCTGTGTCAGGTACGCGTGCCGCACAGGGACTACGTATTCGCCCACCTCCGGGCGAGGAGTATCGGCGTCGGCGTTCACTACCCGCCCAACCACCTTCAGCCCGCCTTCGCACGCTGGACGCGTGACCTGCCCGCCACCGAACGGGTCAGCCGGGAAATCCTGAGCCTGCCCTTCCACCAGCACCTCACCGAGGCAGAGGTCCACCGAGTGGTGACCACCCTCGGACACGCACTCAAGGCCACAGGCGGCTCATGA
- a CDS encoding arsenate reductase/protein-tyrosine-phosphatase family protein, translated as MSNLLVVCLGNYCRSPFAQLALARRGGPHMAVRSAGLIGKWQDQPAHSAMINAARRLGYDLTAHRAQQISLDMLEWADTVLAMDVSVLAALQVVCGPENENKLRLYLAGRDVPDPMGQDGAAFHECAVLIEVGTVLHTGGRIA; from the coding sequence ATGTCGAATCTGCTCGTCGTGTGTCTGGGGAACTACTGCCGTAGCCCCTTCGCTCAGCTTGCTCTCGCTCGACGGGGCGGACCACATATGGCCGTCCGCTCGGCCGGACTGATCGGCAAATGGCAGGACCAACCAGCCCATTCCGCCATGATCAACGCTGCGCGGCGGCTGGGCTACGACCTCACTGCCCACCGCGCCCAGCAGATCAGCCTCGACATGCTGGAGTGGGCGGACACAGTACTCGCCATGGACGTCTCCGTTCTTGCCGCCCTCCAGGTCGTCTGCGGTCCGGAGAACGAGAACAAACTGCGCCTCTACCTTGCTGGCCGGGACGTGCCCGACCCGATGGGCCAGGACGGCGCTGCGTTCCATGAGTGCGCTGTGCTCATTGAAGTCGGCACCGTACTTCATACCGGTGGACGGATCGCTTAG